The Streptomyces nitrosporeus genome includes a window with the following:
- a CDS encoding IclR family transcriptional regulator has translation MIDEQPYERMPAEVEQVRRSGGRAGSRSGGRGYTIESLDTGLRLMQLFLVLDTVTVSEAAGRLGIGRSTAHRVLSTLEGRGFAVRDPSGRGYEAGPGLLRLGRPAGLGTTARAQLAAVLDDAARRTGETVECAALVGGLVLVTDGRESARPVRVTLETDRVAPAYATAAGKVLLSRLTADQVRELYPREDLPPLTPRTLVSRAKLLEELAEVRELGRAFSRGEFAPGLHAVAVPLPGAGRRNRMALSASAPADRGDDAALAERAGQLWQSAARPAAVPAQDRPRAPGGQGGQGSRGGPG, from the coding sequence GTGATCGACGAACAACCGTACGAGCGCATGCCGGCGGAGGTGGAACAGGTCCGCCGGAGTGGCGGGCGTGCGGGTTCACGGTCCGGAGGGCGTGGTTACACGATCGAGTCACTGGACACGGGGCTGCGGCTGATGCAGCTGTTCCTCGTCCTGGACACCGTCACCGTGAGCGAGGCGGCCGGCCGGCTGGGCATCGGCCGCTCCACCGCGCACCGGGTGCTCAGCACGCTGGAGGGGCGGGGCTTCGCCGTCCGCGACCCGTCGGGGCGTGGCTACGAGGCCGGGCCCGGACTGCTGCGGCTGGGGCGTCCCGCGGGGCTCGGGACCACGGCACGGGCGCAGCTGGCCGCCGTACTGGACGACGCGGCACGGCGGACCGGGGAGACGGTGGAGTGTGCGGCGCTGGTCGGGGGGCTGGTCCTGGTCACCGACGGCCGCGAGTCGGCCCGGCCGGTGCGGGTGACGCTGGAGACGGACCGGGTGGCGCCCGCGTACGCGACGGCGGCGGGCAAGGTACTGCTGTCGCGGCTGACCGCCGATCAGGTCCGGGAACTGTATCCGCGGGAGGACCTGCCGCCGCTGACCCCCCGCACCCTGGTCTCCCGGGCAAAGCTGCTGGAGGAGCTGGCGGAGGTCCGGGAACTCGGCAGGGCCTTCAGCCGGGGCGAGTTCGCACCGGGCCTCCACGCGGTCGCGGTGCCCCTGCCGGGAGCGGGCCGCCGGAACCGGATGGCGCTGAGCGCCTCCGCCCCGGCCGACCGGGGCGACGACGCGGCGCTGGCCGAACGGGCCGGGCAGCTTTGGCAGTCGGCCGCCCGGCCGGCCGCGGTCCCGGCCCAGGACCGTCCGCGCGCGCCGGGGGGCCAGGGAGGCCAGGGGAGCCGAGGAGGCCCCGGATGA
- a CDS encoding MarR family winged helix-turn-helix transcriptional regulator: protein MTDDIVAAVVRQWQAVNPELDTGPMELIGRINRCAALLQQAEDAPLRGAGLTRAEFDLLGAMRRNDRELTPGELARDTFSSGAAVTKRLRALQERGLIARRSDVRDRRVAYLQLTEEGRALVDRLLPAQLAYERSVLSGLDERSRTELGAHLSDLLIQLEGRLGGSRR, encoded by the coding sequence GTGACCGACGACATCGTGGCAGCGGTGGTACGGCAGTGGCAGGCCGTCAACCCGGAACTGGACACCGGGCCGATGGAGCTCATCGGCCGTATCAACCGCTGCGCGGCCCTCCTCCAGCAGGCCGAGGACGCGCCCCTGCGCGGCGCCGGACTGACCCGCGCCGAATTCGACCTGCTCGGCGCGATGCGGCGCAACGACCGGGAACTGACCCCCGGAGAGCTGGCCCGCGACACCTTCTCCTCGGGGGCCGCCGTCACCAAACGGCTCCGCGCCCTCCAGGAACGCGGCCTGATCGCCCGCCGCAGCGACGTACGGGACCGCAGGGTCGCCTACCTCCAGCTGACCGAGGAGGGCCGCGCCCTGGTGGACCGGCTGCTGCCCGCCCAGCTCGCCTACGAACGGTCGGTGCTCTCCGGCCTCGACGAGCGAAGCCGCACGGAACTGGGCGCCCACCTCAGCGACCTGCTGATCCAGCTGGAAGGCCGCCTCGGCGGGTCCCGGCGCTGA
- a CDS encoding FUSC family protein, with amino-acid sequence MRPRKPSAPRLPVSGTLRLRSPAETWYKPALSVVVASGAPNLLLYSLDRLDLVMYTMAGSLCALYGHNLPYARRVHTVLRVVLGMVAGLAVSLATAAFTDSTAVLIAVGAVLAAVQKTFCDASRIGPPGNVIFTFVSSAALFVPQEPGQIPGHLALALAAGAFSWLVTAGPALWRREGPERRATARALDAAAAYAADPGPRTRHAAAAAVQGAWQSLLAAGRPTPDRQRLERLVVHAERALAAVSAGGPRDAGPGQLADWAARTRGRGPVPDPPPAPGTVEQLFGIDAERSGQRNRRGRREARLRLLRAISPSSPVLPVAVRTLIGCALAGYVSAGLGVGRPYWALVTAASVYQPNLTLSWSRALQRVFGNLVGVLVFAAVIPAARISPLALVLCVLFFNFAAEALITRNYWLGSVAVTPLALLVLEFSGTHPAWELISDRALDTLVGAALGLLAVFAVPNRRAGGRVEKAIAATEEARARAERLLAEPAPDALALETARRRLTAGLVELRDASDVASGEWWQRALPEEDMLAAEQAAHRTLAATAQRQGLITLPPSNGAV; translated from the coding sequence ATGCGACCCCGGAAGCCGTCCGCCCCCAGACTGCCGGTGAGCGGCACCCTCCGGCTGAGGAGCCCCGCGGAGACCTGGTACAAGCCCGCGCTGAGCGTGGTCGTCGCCTCCGGGGCACCGAACCTGCTGCTGTACTCCCTCGACCGGCTCGACCTCGTGATGTACACGATGGCCGGTTCGCTCTGCGCGCTCTACGGCCACAACCTGCCGTACGCCCGCCGGGTCCACACCGTGCTGCGGGTCGTCCTGGGCATGGTCGCGGGCCTCGCCGTCTCCCTGGCCACCGCCGCGTTCACCGACTCGACCGCCGTACTGATCGCCGTCGGCGCGGTTCTCGCGGCGGTCCAGAAGACCTTCTGCGACGCCAGCCGCATCGGGCCGCCCGGCAACGTCATCTTCACCTTCGTCAGCTCCGCCGCGCTGTTCGTCCCCCAGGAGCCGGGGCAGATCCCCGGGCACCTGGCGCTCGCCCTCGCGGCCGGGGCGTTCTCCTGGCTGGTCACCGCCGGGCCCGCGCTGTGGCGCAGGGAGGGGCCCGAGCGCCGGGCCACCGCACGCGCCCTCGACGCCGCCGCCGCGTACGCCGCCGACCCCGGCCCCCGCACCCGGCACGCCGCGGCGGCGGCAGTCCAGGGAGCCTGGCAGTCGCTCCTCGCCGCCGGCCGTCCCACCCCCGACCGGCAGCGGCTCGAACGCCTGGTCGTCCATGCCGAGCGGGCCCTCGCCGCCGTCTCCGCCGGCGGCCCCCGGGACGCCGGCCCCGGGCAGCTCGCCGACTGGGCGGCGCGGACCCGGGGCCGCGGCCCCGTACCCGACCCGCCGCCGGCCCCCGGCACCGTCGAACAGCTCTTCGGTATCGATGCGGAGCGGTCCGGACAGCGCAACCGGCGCGGCCGGCGTGAGGCCCGGCTCCGGCTGCTGCGCGCGATCAGCCCCAGCTCCCCGGTCCTGCCCGTCGCCGTCCGTACGCTCATCGGCTGCGCCCTGGCCGGCTACGTGTCCGCCGGACTCGGCGTGGGGCGGCCCTACTGGGCCCTCGTCACCGCCGCGTCCGTCTACCAGCCCAATCTCACCCTGTCCTGGAGCCGGGCCCTCCAGCGGGTGTTCGGCAACCTCGTCGGGGTCCTGGTCTTCGCCGCCGTCATCCCCGCCGCGCGGATCAGCCCGCTCGCCCTCGTCCTGTGCGTGCTCTTCTTCAACTTCGCCGCCGAAGCCCTCATCACCCGCAACTACTGGCTCGGCTCCGTCGCGGTCACCCCGCTCGCCCTGCTCGTCCTGGAGTTCTCCGGCACCCACCCCGCCTGGGAACTCATCAGCGACCGCGCCCTGGACACCCTCGTCGGCGCGGCCCTCGGCCTGCTCGCGGTGTTCGCCGTGCCCAACCGGCGGGCCGGCGGCCGGGTCGAGAAGGCCATCGCCGCGACGGAGGAGGCCCGCGCCCGCGCCGAACGGCTCCTGGCCGAACCGGCCCCCGACGCCCTGGCGCTCGAAACGGCGCGCAGGCGCCTGACCGCCGGCCTCGTCGAACTGCGGGACGCGAGCGACGTCGCGTCGGGGGAGTGGTGGCAGCGGGCACTGCCCGAGGAGGACATGCTCGCGGCCGAGCAGGCGGCGCACCGTACGCTCGCGGCGACAGCACAGCGGCAGGGACTGATCACCCTGCCCCCTTCGAACGGAGCGGTGTGA